GAACGCCCGGGCAAAGGCATGAACGAGCTCGCCAATACGTTTATTCGCGTACAGATGACTCAGCGTGAAAAAACGGAACGTAGCTCCTGGATCCGTGTGCGATGACCGAGGGCGAAGAGGATACGAGCCCGGGAAAATAGGGTTTGGGATGACCGAGGCGGCGTCGGTAAGCCCACTGGCGATCAGCGATTCTTGAAGGGCAGGACTCACGCAGGAGACGGCGTCCGCTTCTCGAAACGCTCGGGTGGCGTGCGCGCGCCGCCGACGAGACAGCGAGTCGGGCGACAGAAACTGTTCGTGGTGTTCGGTAATCACAACCCGTCGGTTGAACCGTTTCCCAATCTGAACGGCGGCGCTTCCCGCCCACCACGCACTATGTGCATGAATGATGTCCGGTCGTCCTCGCTCCTTCACGTAGTGCTGCATCAAGTTGACCGCGCTTCGAACGCGCCAGGCGATACTTCCTGGGAGACGCCACGCAAAATTCCAGCCGTGCCGGCGCACCGTGTACACACCGCCTTCCCGACCGGACGTAATCTGAAATCGATTCTGCCAGAGACGCTCTGGCGTCGCGTGGCGGAGCGACTCGTGTTCGGGGTAGACCACGCCAACGGTGTGCCCGTGCTCTTGTAGACATCGGGCCTGATCAACGAAATATCTTCCCCGGTTCGGTACGGCCTGAGTCGGGTACCAAGAGGGAAGGAAGACAACGTGCGCCATAAATGAAAAACCTCTTTTCGATACGCAGTTTCGTTTTCTATGCGTAGCGATTAATGGATGCGATTCAGCCGGTCAATGCGTACATTCCCGTCGCCGGTGTGCGAGAAGAAGATCTCGCGGTGATCTGTACTCACCAACACATTTTTCAAACACCGTCCGAGGCGCAATTTCCGACCAATAATTCATCGTGAATGACGAAGTCGACACATTTAGCAGAGGATTCAGGTACCTATGCAGGCGATCAGAGGGCTGGACGCGTTGTCGCCATCATCTTGAACTGGAACGGCGCCGACGACACGATTCAGTGTGTGCGGTCTGTCCAGGCACGAAGCGACGCGTCTTGCACATGCTTGGTGGTCGATAATGGGTCGACGGATGGGTCGGCCGCGACGATCCGCGCTGCCTGTCCGGAGGTGCGGGTGCACGAAACCGGGGCCAACCTGGGTTTTGCCGGGGGGTGCAATGCGGGTATTCGAATCGCGATACGGGACGGTGCGGAGTACGTGTGGTTGATAAACAACGACGCCATCCCGGCAGATGGAGCGTATCGTGCTCTCCGCGATGTGGCTGATGCCCACCCCGCCGTTGGCGGTGTCGGCGCGGTGCTCCGCTACATGGCAGACCCGAACCACGTGCAGACCTGGGGCGGTGGTTGGCATGCACCGTGGCTCGGTGCGGCTGTGAACTGGACCCGTCCGGTCCCGGACTCGCTTATTACCTATCTGGTGGGTGCGTGTCTGTTGCTACGCATTGACGCATTGTCCGAGATCGGGTTACTTGACGAGGCGTATTTCATGTATCGAGAAGATGTCGATCTGTGTGTTCGGATGCAGCGTGCCGGGTGGCAGGTCGCCGTGGCCAAAGATGCGACCGTCTATCACGCGGTGGGCGGCAGCTCAACGAGTGCCGAGCAGCGAGACCGCTGGATTGCAAGTTCCGCTGTTCGTTACTACCGAAAGCATGCGCCGTGGCCCGAATTTGCGCTTGCCGTCGAAACGGCAGGGAAGATCGGTGCGCGTCTCATGCGTAGCGAGTGGTCGCGCGCTCGGACTGTCTGGACAGCCACGAGGAGAGCCTGGCGGTCTCAGTCTGGCAATTAAAGGGACGGACAGTCGGCTTTTCCATGCATGCCGGATACGGGGAAGGCGGTAGAGAGGTTATTCCGTCTCCCCAACCGGGATGGCGCAGGTTGAGCACGGCCGCGTACGGGTTTTCCCGTGTCGGCGCGGAGTTTTGCAATTGCTCACGGATTCGGTCGAAGGTGCGCCGCAGATCTCCTCGAAACCATTGAAACGGAGAGGTCATGCCGAGGGTGCTCCCGTGGTCGGTGGCTTGTATTTCTTCGCTGGTGCGAGATCAATTGACGGGACGTGTCATCCCAACAGACGATACCACGGCGCTCGCCGACGCTCTCAAAGACATACTTATCGACTACGATGCCAGTTTGGCGTGGGCGGAAGCGTCTCAGGCCGAAGTGGTAGAGCGATTTGATCTGAGCCGTGAGGTGACCAGACTCGTCCGGTCCATTCGATCCGCGTCGAATCACTGAGTGTCGGACGATGAGGGGAACGGTTTGGTGCCCAACTGTCCGTCTCCCCCGGGAAGACGGGCTGCGTCAAAGAGCAGTTCGTGGAGCGTAGATGGGTCGACGTGTGGTTCCCGGCTAAGCTTCTTAAACGTCTCGAACTGATGCTGTAGCTCCGACCACGAATAGGGCGGATGGCTCTTCACGCCGACGACGTTGGGATGATCGCTGTCTTCCATCGTTTCGGTCGGGGTGACCAGACACTCGCTGAGCTTTTCCCCCGGTCGCTTCCCAATGTATTCGATCATGCGGTCCGTGACGACATCGGGAAAATACGTTTCGACCATCTTGCGAGCGAGCCACTCAATTCGAACGGGATCTCCCATTCGGAGCAGGTACACCGAGTGCGAGTCGTGGAGCAGGGTCTGCAGAATCAGGCTGCAGGCCTCGTGGCCGGTCATGAAGTAGCGCTCCATGTCGGGATGAGTCACCGGCACGGGTTCGCCTTCACGGAGTCGCTCTTCGAATAGTGGGACGACACTTCCCTGACTCCCGAAGACATTTCCAAAGCGGACAATCTTACATCGGGTGTTCGTTGAGGTGCTCTGGACGTACCATTCGCCGAGCCGCTTCGTTGCGCCGAGCACACTCTTCGGCTCAACCGCCTTATCTGTCGACACGAACACGAACTGGTCGACCTCGAACGTGTCGCACAGGTCGACGAGGTGGACGGTGGTCATCGTATTGTTGTCGAATGCCGCCTCCGGATGGTACTCCATCAGCGGAACGTGCTTGTACGCCGCCGTGTGGATGACGATGCCCGGGTTGTACCGCTGGAACAGGCGTTCGAGCGCGGACCGATCTCTCACGTCTGTGATCGAGTAGACCATCTCGACGCTATGCTGGCGACGACCCAAGCGGGTCTGAATGCGGTACAAGTTGTACTCGCACATATCGACCAGGATCAGACGCTCGGGATGAAGCCGAACCAGTTGCTCGCATAGTTCGGCTCCAATCGAGCCGCCGGCGCCGGTCACGAGAACCGTCTCGTCCGAGAGCACGTCCTGCAGGTTGGCGATGTCGATTTCGACGGGCGGACGATCCACGAACTCGTCAAGGGTAACCGGTTCGCGCTCGGTCGGCGGGGTCGATGGTGCGCCCGACCGATGCCACTCGTTGATGAGGCGCAGGCCCGACCGGCTGCCGAGGAGCCCGATCACGCAAAGCAATGCGTGAATCACGGCGGTACCGCGCGGCACAAGGGACGACGGTGCAACGAGGTATGCAGCGGCAATCGAAAGAAGGAACGCGCCAGCGAGCCCCCCGGCAAGACGGGCGAATTCAGAAAAGCGGAGGGCGTGCGGCCGCTGATAAGCCCCACCCCAGATCATCGCCAGAAGGTAAATCGAGGTAAGCAGCAGAACGAGACCGGTCGGCAGCATGTCCTGCGGCCATTCCCAGATGCCGACACGGACGTAATTCGCAAGGGCGAGTGCCACGTAGACCCAGACCCCGTCAACAGCGAAAAGAGCGATCTGCCCAAGTCTGAGCGCAGAAG
The DNA window shown above is from Longibacter salinarum and carries:
- a CDS encoding glycosyltransferase — translated: MAHVVFLPSWYPTQAVPNRGRYFVDQARCLQEHGHTVGVVYPEHESLRHATPERLWQNRFQITSGREGGVYTVRRHGWNFAWRLPGSIAWRVRSAVNLMQHYVKERGRPDIIHAHSAWWAGSAAVQIGKRFNRRVVITEHHEQFLSPDSLSRRRRAHATRAFREADAVSCVSPALQESLIASGLTDAASVIPNPIFPGSYPLRPRSSHTDPGATFRFFTLSHLYANKRIGELVHAFARAFPKAGDSPAAMSRQDTGRPTDGGVELVIGGEGPARTHIEQTIDRLDVGRRVRLVGALSQLSVIKHMHAAHAFVLPSRRETFGVVLLEALACGLPILATDSGGPSSIITEANGYLVPPGSVADLAAGLRTLHQTAHRFDPAALRRDVVSRFGPDVFAQRTETLYERCMPNTPADPA
- a CDS encoding glycosyltransferase family 2 protein gives rise to the protein MTKSTHLAEDSGTYAGDQRAGRVVAIILNWNGADDTIQCVRSVQARSDASCTCLVVDNGSTDGSAATIRAACPEVRVHETGANLGFAGGCNAGIRIAIRDGAEYVWLINNDAIPADGAYRALRDVADAHPAVGGVGAVLRYMADPNHVQTWGGGWHAPWLGAAVNWTRPVPDSLITYLVGACLLLRIDALSEIGLLDEAYFMYREDVDLCVRMQRAGWQVAVAKDATVYHAVGGSSTSAEQRDRWIASSAVRYYRKHAPWPEFALAVETAGKIGARLMRSEWSRARTVWTATRRAWRSQSGN
- a CDS encoding glycosyltransferase, with protein sequence MRDQLTGRVIPTDDTTALADALKDILIDYDASLAWAEASQAEVVERFDLSREVTRLVRSIRSASNH
- a CDS encoding polysaccharide biosynthesis protein, yielding MRDTDSNFSLEQMTSALRLGQIALFAVDGVWVYVALALANYVRVGIWEWPQDMLPTGLVLLLTSIYLLAMIWGGAYQRPHALRFSEFARLAGGLAGAFLLSIAAAYLVAPSSLVPRGTAVIHALLCVIGLLGSRSGLRLINEWHRSGAPSTPPTEREPVTLDEFVDRPPVEIDIANLQDVLSDETVLVTGAGGSIGAELCEQLVRLHPERLILVDMCEYNLYRIQTRLGRRQHSVEMVYSITDVRDRSALERLFQRYNPGIVIHTAAYKHVPLMEYHPEAAFDNNTMTTVHLVDLCDTFEVDQFVFVSTDKAVEPKSVLGATKRLGEWYVQSTSTNTRCKIVRFGNVFGSQGSVVPLFEERLREGEPVPVTHPDMERYFMTGHEACSLILQTLLHDSHSVYLLRMGDPVRIEWLARKMVETYFPDVVTDRMIEYIGKRPGEKLSECLVTPTETMEDSDHPNVVGVKSHPPYSWSELQHQFETFKKLSREPHVDPSTLHELLFDAARLPGGDGQLGTKPFPSSSDTQ